A segment of the Coriobacteriia bacterium genome:
TGTTGTGGCCGAGGTACTCGCCGCCGGTGGCGAGATGATCGGCGTCCAAGGCAACGTGGCCGACAGATCCGGTGCCGAGATCATCATCGACACAGCCGTCTCCAAGTACGGACGCGTCGACGTGCTCTGCAACAACGCAGGGGTCATGGATCTGAACCAGGGGGTCGGCGAGCTGACCGACGAGATGTGGCGACGCGTGATGGGGATCAACCTCGACGGCCCGATGTTTCTGACCCGCAAGGTCATCCCGCTCATGCGCGCCCAGGGAGGCGGCTCCATCGTCAACACCGCCTCGGTTGCCGGTCTCGGCGGAGGCTCGGCAGGTGCCGCCTACACCACCTCGAAGCATGCGCTGATCGGCCTGACGCAGAACACCGCATGGCGCTACGCGCTCGAAGGCATCCGCTGCAACGCCATGGCGTGCGGCGCGGTGGAGACCAACATCATGCAAAGCGTGGACATGGCAAAGATGGATCCCGAAGGAACCGCACGGGCCCGTGTCTATCAGGCAGCTATTCCCGGAATGCTGAAGGCCGATGAAATCGC
Coding sequences within it:
- a CDS encoding SDR family oxidoreductase; translated protein: MQLEGKVAVITGAASGMGRAMALLFAREGAKIVGADWHAEPLEAVVAEVLAAGGEMIGVQGNVADRSGAEIIIDTAVSKYGRVDVLCNNAGVMDLNQGVGELTDEMWRRVMGINLDGPMFLTRKVIPLMRAQGGGSIVNTASVAGLGGGSAGAAYTTSKHALIGLTQNTAWRYALEGIRCNAMACGAVETNIMQSVDMAKMDPEGTARARVYQAAIPGMLKADEIAELALFLASDKSRHINGAVIPIDAGWSAA